A window from Acidobacteriota bacterium encodes these proteins:
- a CDS encoding ferritin, producing the protein MKANTMEDALNKQINEELFSAYLYLAMSAWFEEKSLRGFAHWMRVQFGEEQKHAQKLYHYLTERGWRVKLDAIAKPQFEWGSPLAAFEAAYAHEKHITKCIHTLMDQAVKEKDYATQGLLQWFVNEQVEEEGSALEIVEKLKMIGDKPHGVFMIDRELSGRK; encoded by the coding sequence ATGAAAGCCAACACCATGGAAGATGCCCTGAACAAGCAGATCAACGAGGAACTGTTCTCCGCGTACCTCTACCTCGCCATGTCCGCCTGGTTCGAGGAGAAGAGCCTCCGCGGCTTCGCGCACTGGATGCGTGTCCAGTTCGGCGAGGAGCAGAAGCACGCCCAGAAGCTCTACCACTATCTGACCGAGCGCGGCTGGCGCGTGAAGCTGGACGCCATCGCGAAGCCCCAGTTCGAGTGGGGCTCCCCCCTGGCTGCCTTCGAGGCCGCCTACGCCCACGAGAAGCACATCACCAAGTGCATCCACACCCTCATGGACCAGGCCGTCAAGGAGAAGGACTACGCCACCCAGGGGCTCCTGCAGTGGTTCGTCAACGAGCAGGTGGAAGAGGAAGGATCCGCCCTGGAGATCGTGGAGAAGCTGAAGATGATCGGCGACAAACCCCACGGTGTCTTCATGATCGACCGGGAGCTGTCCGGGCGGAAGTGA
- a CDS encoding transcriptional repressor gives MENRRITRQRQVILEELRMTTSHPTADELYLNVRKRLPNISLGTIYRNLDLMSSAGVILKLEAAGSAKRFDGNIQPHHHIRCVACGHISDIPIDRIPSIPMEPTLMGFSVTGYHLDVEGVCPSCRETGVNVPAEAGERHLPA, from the coding sequence ATGGAAAACAGACGGATCACGCGGCAGCGACAGGTCATTCTCGAGGAGCTGCGCATGACAACCTCCCACCCCACCGCGGACGAACTCTACCTCAACGTCCGGAAGAGGCTTCCCAACATCAGCCTGGGGACCATTTACCGCAACCTCGACCTGATGAGTTCGGCGGGAGTCATCCTCAAGCTGGAGGCGGCGGGCTCCGCCAAGCGCTTCGACGGCAACATCCAACCGCACCATCACATCCGCTGCGTCGCCTGCGGCCACATCTCCGACATCCCCATCGACCGGATCCCGTCAATCCCCATGGAACCGACCCTGATGGGTTTCTCGGTCACCGGCTATCACCTCGATGTCGAAGGGGTTTGCCCCTCCTGTCGCGAAACGGGGGTGAACGTCCCCGCCGAGGCGGGAGAACGCCATCTCCCCGCCTGA
- a CDS encoding (2Fe-2S)-binding protein, whose protein sequence is MEDRRAIRFELNGEPAVIRTDPRRRLLDVLREDCRLLSPKEACGEGECGACTVLLDGKAVLSCLVLVGSVEGRSVVTTEGLESNPDFRALAEAFAMKDAVQCGYCTSGFLVSTHAHLSSGGSAEPASLLEAVEGNLCRCTGYIQVLEAVSAAVEKRDK, encoded by the coding sequence ATGGAGGACAGACGGGCAATCCGGTTCGAACTGAACGGGGAACCGGCCGTGATCCGGACCGATCCCCGCCGCCGGCTTCTTGACGTGCTGCGGGAGGACTGCCGGCTTCTTTCGCCCAAGGAAGCCTGCGGGGAAGGGGAGTGCGGCGCCTGCACCGTCCTGCTGGACGGGAAAGCCGTCCTTTCCTGCCTGGTCCTCGTGGGCAGCGTCGAGGGTCGCTCCGTCGTGACCACCGAGGGGCTCGAGTCCAACCCTGACTTTCGGGCCCTGGCGGAGGCGTTCGCCATGAAGGACGCCGTCCAGTGCGGTTACTGCACCTCCGGCTTCCTGGTATCCACCCATGCCCACCTCTCGTCGGGGGGAAGTGCGGAGCCTGCTTCACTGCTGGAAGCGGTGGAAGGGAACCTCTGCCGCTGCACCGGGTACATCCAGGTCCTCGAGGCGGTTTCCGCGGCGGTCGAAAAGAGGGATAAATGA
- a CDS encoding xanthine dehydrogenase family protein subunit M — protein MNDFRYLCPKTCDEFWEMLDSHPGALILAGGTDLVVQLRRGMHRGAPLIDPSRLLRHSGGDAGNPDGDFGPFSEIRQDGRHLAIGAFTTFSEILAHPTVKERFPVFWEACRWIGSRQIRNMATLGGNLANASPAGDSMPPLLLYGAAVVIRGRRSRRETPLEGFYQGYKQTALGPGDLIEAVRLPLGFAATGSYYRKAGPRKALAISRTAVCGAVVRADGEAGARARLAAGGVAAFPVRLKSVENLLDGGRAPGLDELREALEKDISPITDIRGDAAYKFRVTLNFVREFLERAGIGPVS, from the coding sequence ATGAACGATTTCCGATATTTGTGCCCCAAGACCTGCGACGAGTTCTGGGAGATGCTGGACAGTCATCCCGGGGCCCTGATCCTGGCCGGCGGAACGGACCTCGTGGTCCAGTTGCGCCGGGGGATGCACCGGGGGGCGCCGCTGATCGACCCGTCCCGCCTCCTGCGCCATTCCGGGGGAGATGCCGGCAACCCGGACGGCGACTTCGGGCCCTTTTCGGAGATCCGGCAGGACGGTCGGCACCTGGCCATCGGGGCCTTCACCACGTTCTCGGAGATCCTGGCGCACCCGACGGTGAAGGAACGGTTTCCCGTGTTCTGGGAGGCGTGCCGGTGGATCGGGTCTCGGCAGATCCGCAACATGGCCACGCTCGGCGGAAACCTGGCCAACGCTTCCCCTGCGGGGGACAGCATGCCGCCCCTGCTCCTCTATGGTGCGGCGGTCGTCATCCGGGGGAGGCGCTCACGACGGGAGACCCCCCTGGAGGGGTTCTACCAGGGATACAAGCAGACGGCCCTGGGCCCCGGGGACCTCATCGAGGCGGTCCGGCTCCCCCTGGGGTTCGCGGCGACCGGGTCGTACTACCGGAAAGCCGGCCCGCGAAAGGCCCTGGCCATCTCGCGGACCGCCGTCTGCGGGGCCGTTGTCCGAGCCGACGGTGAAGCCGGCGCCCGCGCCCGATTGGCGGCGGGCGGGGTCGCCGCCTTCCCGGTGCGGCTGAAGTCGGTGGAAAATCTGCTCGACGGCGGCCGTGCCCCCGGGCTCGATGAACTCCGGGAGGCCCTGGAGAAGGACATCTCGCCCATCACCGACATCCGGGGGGACGCGGCCTACAAGTTCCGGGTGACCCTGAACTTCGTCCGGGAGTTCCTCGAGAGGGCGGGGATCGGGCCGGTTTCGTGA